AGAACAGGAGAAATGTCTTCAGGAAATAACGGACCCAGCTGCGGATGAAGCTGCACTTTGGCATAGAACACTTCCACCAATCGATGTAGCGCCTCAGCTCCTCCTAGGTTCTCATATATACTCTCATTTGGATTCATTGAGGTTACCAGCTCTCTTCCATATTAATGAAACGTTTCTTACTTTATTATACCAAAAAAAAGCACGGCTCGGATATCCGTCGAAAGTGCCCCTAAACGGCAGAAAAAAGACGCTAAACTATAGTTTAGCGCCTGGAGGTTATTGTCAGTAGGTCCGAAATTCTTCATCACCTGAAGGGACGAGAGAGACCCGGATCACATATACAAAAGCACAAACGAGAACTCCGGCTACAACGCTCATCGCCATCACTCCATCCCATTTATTCTTGTAACAGAGGGTGCATTTCTTATTTACATAATATCATATTTCGAACGAAAAAGCACCGATTTATGTAACCGCTTCCTTTATTTTTTTTGTGCTGTTTGTCCTTCTTTTCGCATACATCTAACCATAGATCAGGAGGCGTTAATTATGACTTTTAAAAAGATTGGCGGCCCACTGCTGGGATTAACATTGGCAGGCTGTATGCTGCTGATGTTGCTTCATCCGGAGGCATCCCTTGGCGCAGCCTTACGAGGCCTGGCCATCTGGTGGGATGTGTTATTCCCCTCCCTATTTCCATTCTTCGTCATATCCGAAATCATGCTAGGCCTAGGGATCGTTCATCTCTTCGGTGCACTGCTCGATCCATTGATGCGCCCTCTTTTTGGTATACCAGGTAGCGGCGGGTTTGTCGCTGCGATGGGATATGTATCAGGATATCCTGTTGGCGCTAAATTAACCGCTAAGCTGCGGGAACAGAATCTGATTAGCAGAGTAGAGGGCGAACGATTAGTCGCTTTCACAACCTCCTCTGACCCAATCTTTCTGTTAGGTGCAGTATCCGTTGGTTTCTTTCGAGACGCATCGTTGGGGCTCATCCTAGCCCTCGCCCACTATGGGAGCGGTTTGATTGTTGGCTTGCTAATGTCGTTACATGGACGCAAAGAACAGAGCTCCCCCTCCCAAGACCCATCCATAACTAGTTCTACTGCCCCCTCTGTTCCAGCAAAAAAAGGTTTTGGAAGAATCCATGCAGCACTTCTTGCCATGGAGGAGGCTCGGCGCAAAGATGGACGGAGCTTTGGGGAGCTATTAAAGGGAGCAATCCAGTCCTCGCTAAAGCTTATTATTGTCGTAGGCGGTTTGGTTGTATTCTTCAATGTGCTAATGGAACTGCTAGCCCGTGCCGGTATCCTATCCTCCCTCTTTAACATGACAGGACATCTTGTGTCCCTTGTAGGTGGTCCTCCAGAACTAGCTCAGGCTCTCATTAGCGGATTCTTTGAGGTGACGATCGGTGCCCGTTCAGCAGGTGAAGCCGCAGCTTCCATCCCGC
This genomic stretch from Paenibacillus sp. FSL H7-0737 harbors:
- the ylbJ gene encoding sporulation integral membrane protein YlbJ; amino-acid sequence: MTFKKIGGPLLGLTLAGCMLLMLLHPEASLGAALRGLAIWWDVLFPSLFPFFVISEIMLGLGIVHLFGALLDPLMRPLFGIPGSGGFVAAMGYVSGYPVGAKLTAKLREQNLISRVEGERLVAFTTSSDPIFLLGAVSVGFFRDASLGLILALAHYGSGLIVGLLMSLHGRKEQSSPSQDPSITSSTAPSVPAKKGFGRIHAALLAMEEARRKDGRSFGELLKGAIQSSLKLIIVVGGLVVFFNVLMELLARAGILSSLFNMTGHLVSLVGGPPELAQALISGFFEVTIGARSAGEAAASIPLQFKVAAAAFILSWGGLSVHAQVASILNGTGLRYLPFLTARLIHAILASGLVLLLWNPVMNTGLSTAWVSLPASAAFTPSASGITASLALLSLLLTAAILVSLLIPVFMTMIRWVRRS